The following are encoded in a window of Mycobacterium vicinigordonae genomic DNA:
- the tyrS gene encoding tyrosine--tRNA ligase, with protein MGSESSGILGELSWRELIAQSTDLEALAAEAQRGPMTVYAGFDPTAASLHAGHLVPLLSLRRFQRAGHRPIVLAGGATGLIGDPREVGERSLHQADTVAEWTERIRGQLERFVDFDSSSTGAIVEDNLDWTRPLSAIEFLRDIGKHFSVNVMLDRDTVRRRLEGEGISYTEFSYMLLQANDYVELHRRYGCTLQIGGSDQWGNIIAGVRLVRQKLGASVHALTVPLVTSADGKKFGKSTGGGSLWLDPQLTSPYAWYQYFVNTADADVIRYLRWFTFLTADELAELDEATAQRPQQRAAQRRLARELTVLVHGEAATEAVEHASRALFGQGELDRLDLATLSAALGETNVAELKPGEPEGIVDLLVATGLSESRKAARRTVGEGGVSVNNIRIESDEWSPQPMDFLYGQWLVLRRGRRNIAGVRRV; from the coding sequence ATGGGTAGCGAGTCCTCCGGAATCCTCGGCGAGCTGAGCTGGCGCGAGCTGATCGCCCAGTCCACCGACCTCGAGGCGCTGGCCGCCGAGGCACAGCGCGGGCCGATGACGGTTTACGCCGGCTTCGATCCCACCGCGGCCAGCCTGCATGCGGGGCACCTGGTGCCGTTGCTGTCGCTGCGCCGCTTTCAGCGGGCCGGACACCGCCCGATCGTGCTCGCAGGCGGGGCAACCGGCCTGATCGGTGACCCGCGTGAGGTCGGCGAGCGCAGCCTGCACCAGGCCGACACCGTCGCGGAATGGACCGAACGCATCCGCGGCCAGCTGGAGCGGTTCGTCGACTTCGACAGTTCATCCACCGGCGCCATCGTCGAGGACAACCTCGACTGGACTCGGCCGTTGTCCGCGATCGAATTTCTGCGCGACATCGGCAAGCATTTCTCGGTCAACGTGATGCTGGACCGCGACACCGTCCGCCGCCGCCTGGAGGGCGAGGGCATCTCCTACACCGAGTTCAGCTACATGCTGTTGCAGGCCAACGACTATGTGGAATTGCACCGGCGGTATGGCTGCACGCTGCAGATCGGTGGATCCGACCAGTGGGGCAACATCATCGCGGGGGTACGGCTGGTGCGCCAGAAACTCGGTGCCTCGGTGCATGCGCTCACCGTCCCACTGGTGACCTCGGCGGACGGCAAGAAGTTCGGCAAATCCACCGGCGGCGGCAGCCTGTGGCTGGATCCGCAGCTGACCAGTCCCTACGCCTGGTACCAGTACTTCGTCAACACCGCCGATGCCGACGTGATTCGCTACCTGCGATGGTTCACTTTCCTGACGGCCGACGAACTCGCCGAGTTGGACGAGGCCACCGCGCAGCGCCCGCAGCAGCGCGCCGCCCAGCGCAGGCTGGCCCGGGAACTGACGGTTCTGGTGCACGGTGAGGCGGCCACCGAGGCCGTCGAACACGCCAGCCGGGCGTTGTTCGGGCAGGGCGAGCTGGACCGGCTCGACCTGGCGACGCTGTCCGCGGCCCTCGGTGAGACTAACGTCGCGGAGCTCAAACCCGGTGAACCCGAGGGGATTGTCGACCTGCTGGTGGCCACTGGCTTATCCGAGAGTCGTAAGGCCGCTCGCCGCACCGTCGGCGAAGGCGGCGTGTCGGTCAACAACATCCGCATCGAAAGCGACGAATGGTCGCCGCAGCCAATGGATTTCCTGTATGGACAGTGGCTGGTGCTGCGCCGCGGCAGGCGCAATATCGCTGGCGTGCGACGGGTCTAG
- a CDS encoding DNA-3-methyladenine glycosylase: MALLVDPLAAAHRLLGATIEGRGASGLVVEVEAYGGVPDGPWPDAAAHSYRGRSARNAVMFGPPGRLYTYRSHGIHVCANVACGPDGTAAAVLLRACAIDDGVEAASARRGPAIRTVALARGPGNLCAALGITMADNGIDLFDPASPITLRLGDPRGAVSGPRVGVSKAADRPWRLWLGGRPEVSAYRRSPRAPAPGHSD; encoded by the coding sequence TTGGCACTGCTGGTCGACCCGCTCGCGGCTGCCCACCGGTTACTCGGCGCCACCATCGAGGGCAGGGGAGCGAGCGGCCTCGTCGTCGAAGTCGAGGCCTACGGCGGGGTACCGGACGGACCCTGGCCGGACGCGGCCGCGCACTCCTACCGCGGACGCAGCGCCCGCAACGCGGTCATGTTCGGGCCGCCGGGCAGGCTGTACACCTACCGCAGTCACGGCATCCACGTCTGCGCCAACGTCGCGTGCGGACCCGACGGCACCGCGGCCGCCGTGCTGCTTCGAGCGTGCGCCATCGACGACGGCGTCGAGGCGGCGTCGGCCCGGCGCGGCCCCGCGATTCGTACCGTCGCCCTGGCCCGCGGTCCGGGCAACCTGTGTGCGGCGCTGGGAATCACCATGGCCGACAACGGCATTGATCTGTTCGACCCGGCAAGCCCGATTACCCTGCGTCTGGGTGATCCGCGTGGCGCGGTGTCGGGTCCGCGGGTCGGGGTCAGTAAGGCCGCCGACCGACCCTGGCGATTATGGCTGGGGGGAAGGCCCGAGGTGTCGGCGTACCGGCGCAGTCCGCGCGCCCCTGCGCCCGGACACAGCGACTAA
- a CDS encoding HAD-IIA family hydrolase, with the protein MGRRHDCLLLDLDGTVFRGHQPTKGAVESLDEIASRKLFVTNNASRSADEVAAHLRELGFTAAVDDVVTSAQSAAHLLAAQLPHGAKVLVVGTDALADEITKAGLRPVRRFEDEPDAVVQGLSMTIGWAELAEAALAIRAGAVWVAANVDATLPTERGLLPGNGSLVAALRAATGGEPQVAGKPGPQLMKDAVGRGDFQSPLVVGDRLDTDIEGANTAGLPSLMVLTGVNCARDAVYAQPACRPTYIGRDLRSLHQTPEELAVGPQPGWRVEAGEDTVTVTADGESGDELSIVRAVAAAVWYTDAAPRIEAGDERAREALDSWSLVPAE; encoded by the coding sequence ATCGGCCGGCGACACGACTGTCTGTTGCTCGATCTTGACGGCACGGTGTTCCGTGGTCATCAGCCCACAAAAGGTGCGGTGGAGTCGCTGGACGAGATAGCCTCCCGCAAGTTGTTCGTCACCAACAACGCCTCGCGCAGCGCCGACGAAGTCGCCGCGCACCTGCGTGAACTCGGCTTCACCGCCGCCGTGGACGACGTCGTCACCAGCGCCCAAAGTGCAGCCCACCTGCTGGCCGCTCAGCTGCCGCACGGGGCGAAGGTGTTGGTCGTCGGGACCGACGCATTAGCCGACGAGATCACGAAGGCCGGCCTGCGGCCCGTCCGGCGCTTCGAGGACGAACCGGACGCCGTCGTCCAAGGCCTGTCGATGACTATCGGATGGGCCGAGCTCGCGGAGGCCGCATTGGCGATCCGGGCGGGTGCGGTCTGGGTGGCGGCCAATGTCGACGCCACCCTGCCCACCGAGCGGGGCCTGCTACCGGGCAACGGTTCACTGGTCGCCGCGTTGCGGGCCGCCACCGGCGGGGAGCCGCAGGTGGCGGGCAAGCCGGGGCCGCAACTGATGAAGGACGCGGTGGGGCGGGGGGATTTCCAATCCCCACTGGTGGTCGGCGACCGGCTGGACACTGACATCGAGGGCGCAAACACCGCCGGACTACCCAGCCTGATGGTGCTCACCGGAGTGAACTGCGCGCGCGACGCCGTGTACGCCCAGCCCGCCTGCCGGCCCACCTACATTGGCCGTGACCTGCGATCGCTGCACCAGACGCCGGAGGAACTTGCGGTGGGTCCTCAACCGGGTTGGCGCGTCGAGGCCGGCGAGGACACAGTGACCGTCACCGCCGATGGCGAGTCCGGTGACGAGCTGTCGATCGTGCGCGCGGTAGCCGCCGCCGTCTGGTACACCGACGCGGCGCCGCGCATCGAGGCCGGCGACGAGCGGGCCCGCGAGGCGCTGGACAGCTGGTCTTTGGTACCCGCGGAATGA
- a CDS encoding TlyA family RNA methyltransferase translates to MPRRARVDAELVRRGLARSRQQAAELIGAGRVRIDGLLAVKPATAVSVAAALVVTDDADRTWVSRGAHKLIGALDAFGIDVQGRRCLDAGASTGGFTEVLLDRGAREVVAADVGYGQLAWSLRSDPRVTVVERTNARDLTAEATGGPVDLVVADLSFISLATVLPALVGCASPAADIVPMVKPQFEVGKGRVGPGGVVRDPRLREDSVLSVSRCADALGWHTLGVTASPLPGPSGNVEYFLWLCAETDRGLDDEALLAAVERAVSEGPQ, encoded by the coding sequence ATGCCGCGGCGTGCCCGCGTTGACGCCGAGCTGGTCCGGCGGGGCCTGGCCCGCTCGCGGCAGCAGGCCGCCGAGTTGATCGGTGCGGGCAGGGTGCGCATCGACGGCCTGCTGGCGGTCAAGCCGGCTACCGCGGTCTCTGTTGCCGCCGCACTGGTCGTCACCGACGATGCGGACCGCACCTGGGTATCGCGCGGGGCGCACAAGCTGATCGGCGCGCTGGACGCTTTCGGAATCGACGTGCAGGGCCGTCGCTGCCTGGACGCCGGCGCCTCGACTGGGGGATTCACCGAGGTGCTGCTGGATCGCGGTGCCCGCGAAGTCGTCGCGGCCGACGTCGGTTACGGTCAGCTGGCCTGGTCGTTGCGCAGCGATCCGCGGGTGACGGTGGTGGAACGGACCAACGCTCGCGACCTTACGGCGGAGGCCACCGGCGGCCCGGTCGATCTGGTGGTCGCCGACCTGTCCTTCATCTCGTTGGCGACGGTGTTGCCCGCGCTGGTTGGTTGCGCTTCGCCCGCCGCGGATATCGTTCCCATGGTGAAACCGCAATTCGAGGTGGGGAAGGGCCGCGTGGGGCCCGGCGGGGTGGTCCGGGACCCCCGATTGCGCGAGGATTCGGTGCTGTCCGTCTCGCGCTGTGCCGACGCGCTGGGCTGGCACACGCTGGGAGTGACGGCCAGCCCGCTACCGGGACCATCGGGCAACGTCGAATACTTCCTGTGGTTGTGCGCCGAGACCGACCGCGGGCTGGATGACGAAGCGCTGCTGGCCGCTGTAGAACGCGCCGTGAGCGAGGGGCCCCAGTGA
- a CDS encoding tetratricopeptide repeat protein has protein sequence MANDRQARSDGLRPRPASNSAPRRSGPGRARPVQPQSAQADASGPAIPPEIDARQLAPDVRRELTTLDKATADAVARHLVTAGGLLDDDPQAALNHARAARARASRIAAVREAVGIAAYHCGDWAQALAEFRAARRMGSKSALLALIADCERGLGRPQRAIDLARGPEAAQLTGDDADELRIVAAGARADLGQLEQALTVLSTPQLDPNRTGSTAARLFYAYAETLLALGRDDEAMQWFLRSAAADVEGVTDAEDRVGELG, from the coding sequence GTGGCCAACGACAGGCAGGCGCGCAGCGACGGACTACGTCCGCGCCCTGCATCCAACAGCGCGCCACGCCGTTCGGGTCCGGGCCGGGCGCGACCGGTCCAACCGCAGTCGGCGCAGGCTGACGCTAGTGGCCCGGCCATCCCCCCCGAGATCGACGCCCGGCAACTGGCCCCTGACGTGCGGCGCGAGCTGACCACGTTGGACAAGGCGACCGCCGACGCCGTCGCACGCCACTTGGTCACCGCCGGCGGTCTGCTCGACGACGACCCGCAAGCGGCCTTGAATCACGCCCGCGCGGCACGGGCGCGGGCCAGCCGCATCGCCGCGGTCCGCGAGGCCGTCGGGATCGCTGCGTACCACTGTGGTGACTGGGCTCAGGCGCTGGCGGAGTTTCGTGCCGCCCGCCGGATGGGTAGCAAGTCCGCGCTGCTGGCGTTGATCGCCGACTGCGAGCGCGGTCTCGGCCGCCCGCAGCGAGCCATCGACCTGGCCCGCGGACCGGAGGCGGCCCAGCTCACGGGTGACGACGCCGACGAGCTGCGCATCGTCGCCGCCGGCGCCCGCGCCGACTTGGGGCAGCTCGAGCAGGCGCTGACCGTGCTGTCCACCCCGCAGCTGGATCCCAACCGCACCGGCTCGACGGCCGCCCGGTTGTTCTACGCCTACGCCGAAACTCTGCTGGCGCTCGGGCGTGACGACGAGGCGATGCAGTGGTTCCTGCGATCGGCCGCCGCCGACGTTGAGGGTGTCACCGACGCCGAAGACCGAGTCGGCGAACTTGGCTAG
- a CDS encoding DUF732 domain-containing protein has protein sequence MTAPVTAFRFLSLAAGVFGVSAAVAAPIHADMMGNAFLNSLNIAGIQYGQPATAIAMGRSVCPKALAPGGTFESVVAEIAELNGMSRERAATFTVVAVATYCPSLLSPLLPNKLQA, from the coding sequence ATGACCGCACCCGTGACGGCGTTCAGGTTCCTGTCGTTGGCCGCCGGCGTCTTCGGGGTCTCGGCCGCGGTGGCGGCGCCGATACACGCCGACATGATGGGCAACGCGTTTCTGAACTCGTTGAATATCGCGGGGATTCAGTACGGCCAGCCCGCAACGGCTATCGCGATGGGGCGGTCGGTGTGTCCCAAGGCTCTGGCGCCCGGTGGCACATTCGAGTCCGTCGTCGCCGAAATCGCCGAACTCAACGGTATGTCGCGCGAGCGAGCTGCGACGTTCACCGTCGTCGCGGTCGCGACCTACTGTCCGTCGTTGTTGTCGCCGCTGCTACCAAACAAGCTGCAGGCCTGA